Part of the Mus caroli chromosome 1, CAROLI_EIJ_v1.1, whole genome shotgun sequence genome, NNNNNNNNNNNNNNNNNNNNNNNNNNNNNNNNNNNNNNNNNNNNNNNNNNNNNNNNNNNNNNNNNNNNNNNNNNNNNNNNNNNNNNNNNNNNNNNNNNNNNNNNNNNNNNNNNNNNNNNNNNNNNNNNNNNNNNNNNNNNNNNNNNNNNNNNNNNNNNNNNNNNNNNNNNNNNNNNNNNNNNNNNNNNNNNNNNNNNNNNNNNNNNNNNNNNNNNNNNNNNNNNNNNNNNNNNNNNNNNNNNNNNNNNNNNNNNNNNNNNNNNNNNNNNNNNNNNNNNNNNNNNNNNNNNNNNNNNNNNNNNNNNNNNNNNNNNNNNNNNNNNNNNNNNNNNNNNNNNNNNNNNNNNNNNNNNNNNNNNNNNNNNNNNNNNNNNNNNNNNNNNNNNNNNNNNNNNNNNNNNNNNNNNNNNNNNNNNNNNNNNNNNNNNNNNNNNNNNNNNNNNNNNNNNNNNNNNNNNNNNNNNNNNNNNNNNNNNNNNNNNNNNNNNNNNNNNNNNNNNNNNNNNNNNNNNNNNNNNNNNNNNNNNNNNNNNNNNNNNNNNNNNNNNNNNNNNNNNNNNNNNNNNNNNNNNNNNNNNNNNNNNNNNNNNNNNNNNNNNNNNNNNNNNNNNNNNNNNNNNNNNNNNNNNNNNNNNNNNNNNNNNNNNNNNNNNNNNNNNNNNNNNNNNNNNNNNNNNNNNNNNNNNNNNNNNNNNNNNNNNNNNNNNNNNNNNNNNNNNNNNNNNNNNNNNNNNNNNNNNNNNNNNNNNNNNNNNNNNNNNNNNNNNNNNNNNNNNNNNNNNNNNNNNNNNNNNNNNNNNNNNNNNNNNNNNNNNNNNNNNNNNNNNNNNNNNNNNNNNNNNNNNNNNNNNNNNNNNNNNNNNNNNNNNNNNNNNNNNNNNNNNNNNNNNNNNNNNNNNNNNNNNNNNNNNNNNNNNNNNNNNNNNNNNNNNNNNNNNNNNNNNNNNNNNNNNNNNNNNNNNNNNNNNNNNNNNNNNNNNNNNNNNNNNNNNNNNNNNNNNNNNNNNNNNNNNNNNNNNNNNNNNNNNNNNNNNNNNNNNNNNNNNNNNNNNNNNNNNNNNNNNNNNNNNNNNNNNNNNNNNNNNNNNNNNNNNNNNNNNNNNNNNNNNNNNNNNNNNNNNNNNNNNNNNNNNNNNNNNNNNNNNNNNNNNNNNNNNNNNNNNNNNNNNNNNNNNNNNNNNNNNNNNNNNNNNNNNNNNNNNNNNNNNNNNNNNNNNNNNNNNNNNNNNNNNNNNNNNNNNNNNNNNNNNNNNNNNNNNNNNNNNNNNNNNNNNNNNNNNNNNNNNNNNNNNNNNNNNNNNNNNNNNNNNNNNNNNNNNNNNNNNNNNNNNNNNNNNNNNNNNNNNNNNNNNNNNNNNNNNNNNNNNNNNNNNNNNNNNNNNNNNNNNNNNNNNNNNNNNNNNNNNNNNNNNNNNNNNNNNNNNNNNNNNNNNNNNNNNNNNNNNNNNNNNNNNNNNNNNNNNNNNNNNNNNNNNNNNNNNNNNNNNNNNNNNNNNNNNNNNNNNNNNNNNNNNNNNNNNNNNNNNNNNNNNNNNNNNNNNNNNNNNNNNNNNNNNNNNNNNNNNNNNNNNNNNNNNNNNNNNNNNNNNNNNNNNNNNNNNNNNNNNNNNNNNNNNNNNNNNNNNNNNNNNNNNNNNNNNNNNNNNNNNNNNNNNNNNNNNNNNNNNNNNNNNNNNNNNNNNNNNNNNNNNNNNNNNNNNNNNNNNNNNNNNNNNNNNNNNNNNNNNNNNNNNNNNNNNNNNNNNNNNNNNNNNNNNNNNNNNNNNNNNNNNNNNNNNNNNNNNNNNNNNNNNNNNNNNNNNNNNNNNNNNNNNNNNNNNNNNNNNNNNNNNNNNNNNNNNNNNNNNNNNNNNNNNNNNNNNNNNNNNNNNNNNNNNNNNNNNNNNNNNNNNNNNNNNNNNNNNNNNNNNNNNNNNNNNNNNNNNNNNNNNNNNNNNNNNNNNNNNNNNNNNNNNNNNNNNNNNNNNNNNNNNNNNNNNNNNNNNNNNNNNNNNNNNNNNNNNNNNNNNNNNNNNNNNNNNNNNNNNNNNNNNNNNNNNNNNNNNNNNNNNNNNNNNNNNNNNNNNNNNNNNNNNNNNNNNNNNNNNNNNNNNNNNNNNNNNNNNNNNNNNNNNNNNNNNNNNNNNNNNNNNNNNNNNNNNNNNNNNNNNNNNNNNNNNNNNNNNNNNNNNNNNNNNNNNNNNNNNNNNNNNNNNNNNNNNNNNNNNNNNNNNNNNNNNNNNNNNNNNNNNNNNNNNNNNNNNNNNNNNNNNNNNNNNNNNNNNNNNNNNNNNNNNNNNNNNNNNNNNNNNNNNNNNNNNNNNNNNNNNNNNNNNNNNNNNNNNNNNNNNNNNNNNNNNNNNNNNNNNNNNNNNNNNNNNNNNNNNNNNNNNNNNNNNNNNNNNNNNNNNNNNNNNNNNNNNNNNNNNNNNNNNNNNNNNNNNNNNNNNNNNNNNNNNNNNNNNNNNNNNNNNNNNNNNNNNNNNNNNNNNNNNNNNNNNNNNNNNNNNNNNNNNNNNNNNNNNNNNNNNNNNNNNNNNNNNNNNNNNNNNNNNNNNNNNNNNNNNNNNNNNNNNNNNNNNNNNNNNNNNNNNNNNNNNNNNNNNNNNNNNNNNNNNNNNNNNNNNNNNNNNNNNNNNNNNNNNNNNNNNNNNNNNNNNNNNNNNNNNNNNNNNNNNNNNNNNNNNNNNNNNNNNNNNNNNNNNNNNNNNNNNNNNNNNNNNNNNNNNNNNNNNNNNNNNNNNNNNNNNNNNNNNNNNNNNNNNNNNNNNNNNNNNNNNNNNNNNNNNNNNNNNNNNNNNNNNNNNNNNNNNNNNNNNNNNNNNNNNNNNNNNNNNNNNNNNNNNNNNNNNNNNNNNNNNNNNNNNNNNNNNNNNNNNNNNNNNNNNNNNNNNNNNNNNNNNNNNNNNNNNNNNNNNNNNNNNNNNNNNNNNNNNNNNNNNNNNNNNNNNNNNNNNNNNNNNNNNNNNNNNNNNNNNNNNNNNNNNNNNNNNNNNNNNNNNNNNNNNNNNNNNNNNNNNNNNNNNNNNNNNNNNNNNNNNNNNNNNNNNNNNNNNNNNNNNNNNNNNNNNNNNNNNNNNNNNNNNNNNNNNNNNNNNNNNNNNNNNNNNNNNNNNNNNNNNNNNNNNNNNNNNNNNNNNNNNNNNNNNNNNNNNNNNNNNNNNNNNNNNNNNNNNNNNNNNNNNNNNNNNNNNNNNNNNNNNNNNNNNNNNNNNNNNNNNNNNNNNNNNNNNNNNNNNNNNNNNNNNNNNNNNNNNNNNNNNNNNNNNNNNNNNNNNNNNNNNNNNNNNNNNNNNNNNNNNNNNNNNNNNNNNNNNNNNNNNNNNNNNNNNccagaaatgaacccacacacctatggtcacttgatctttgacaaggaagctaaacccatccagtggaaaaaagagcattttcaacaaatggtgctggcacaactggtggttgtcatgtagaagaattcgaattgatccattcctgtCTCCCTGTACTatgatcaagtctaagtggatcagggaacttcacataaaaccagagacactgaaatttatagaggagaaagtagggaaaagcctagaagatatggactcaggggaataattcctgaatagaacagcaatggtttgtgctgtaagattgagaattgacaaaagggatctcataaaactgcaaagcttctgtaaggcaaaagacaatgtcaataagacaaaaaggtcaccaagagattgggaaaggatctttacctatcctaaatcagagaggggactaatattcaatatataaaaagaactcaagaaggtggactccagaaaatcaaatatccctaataaaaaatggggctcagagcttaACATAGAAttatcacctgaggaatactgaatgggtgagaagcacctaaaatttttttcagcatccttaataatcagggaaatgcaaatcaaaacaaccctgagattccatctcacagcagtcagaatggctaagatcaaaaattcaggtgacagcagatgttggccaggatatagagaaagaggaatactcctccattgttggtgggattgcaagcttgtagaaccactctggaaatcagtctggcagttcctcagaaaattggacatagtactactggaggatcctgcaatacctctcctgggcatatatccagaagatgttccaactagtaagaaagacacatgccccactatgttcatagcaacctgatttataatagccagaagctggaaagaaccctgatgcccctctacagaggaatggataaaaaaacaatgtggtacatttacacaatggagtactactcagctattaaaaagaatgaatttatgaaattcctaggcaaatggattgacttggagggcatcatactgagtgaggtaacacaattacaaaaaaactcaaatgatatgtactcactgataagtNgatattagcccagaaacttagaattcccaagatattgaaaggaaataaaacttgagactgtgattcatgtaatgtatgtcaaatagcccaaagagttgtttgtgagctttgaaacttGGAGCCGAGAAcgtagcagaacagaccagggcatgcccaggcaggcccattgcctccctatctcccacccctctgacctaagttaaatgttaacaggctgctgatgtttaaatggaccaatcatgtgaaaccgcgccaattcctcccccagtcccactccttttctataaaaacccctagcttccaagcctggtggtcgaatccactgtctcctgtgtgagatatgtttcgacccggagctccaccattaaaatacttcgtgttgttacatcaaggtgttgtgttctattcgtgattcttgggtgcacgccgaattgggagttgagtgggggtttccccactaggttctttcaatagaagatacaatttgcaaaactcatgaaactcaagaagaacaaagaccaaagtgtggacactgtgccccttcttagaattgggaacaaaacacccatggaaggagttacagagacaaagtttggagttgagacaaaaggatggaccatctagagacttccatatccagatccatcccataatcagcctccaaatgctgacacaaatgcatacactagcaagaatttgctgaaaggacccagatatagctgtctcttgtgagactatgccggggcctagcaaacacagaagtggatgctcatagtcagctattggatggatcacagggcccccaatggaggagctagagaaagtacccaaggagctaaagggatctgcaatcctataggtggaacaataatatgaactaaccagtaccccccggagctcatgtctctagctgcatatatatccgaagatggcctagttggccatcagtggaaagagaggcccattggtcatgcaaactttatatgcctcagtacaggggaatgacagggccaagaagtgggagtgggtgagtaggggagggggggtgggtacgggcgacttttgggatagcattggaaatgtaaatgaggaaaatacctaataaaaattaaaaaaaattaaacaaaaaagtaCATCCATATGTAGAAATGCATCTGCAcacaacctcagatttagcataTGTAAATTGCTTTTAACATTCCCTCCATATTCCTGCTGAATGATTGACATCTTATAGTCGAAAGGatgataaattaatgaataagtTGAAAAGatcattattttattgaaaatgtattttgtaaaatCACAACATTTCTAAGCTTAAGAAGTTTCCTTATTTCTCATAAATGTAGATGCTTATATTAATCAGTTTAAAAGGAACGTCTGATTTTTTGTAGCTCACTTAACACAGGGCACAGATATATGTTAGATTAGaagaaactatataaaatatcCCTTCATCtttttgttgaacatttttgcCCAGAGAACATTTGTGCAGAGAAACCAGGTTTGTATGGATGTATAgaaaattagaagagaaaaattaaaaatagagataaTACAACTGTCCTGGTCCAAATAGTACATTCTTAGCAGGGGCTATGagattggaaagaaaatgaagcaagagAAATTATTTCCAGATCTCAATTAGCTGCAACAACTTTGTTAATTTTTCTGGACACATGGCAGAACCACTCCACTTAAGGGGAAGACACTCTGCCAAAGAAGAGCATGCTATTGGTCTTGTTTTGCTTCATAACAAATAGGAAAGGGTGATTACAAGAGAAATCATTGGGCTTTGATGCAGATAATGAGCGAGTTTCCACACTCATGGCAGTGGCTGCTTCTGCCCCCTCTTCATTTACCTCCACAAAGGACTTGTGTAAAACTTTAGACACCACGAGACCTTGAGTGCTGCTCATGCTAGAGAAGTCAGCCTTCTGTGGATCAAAGGCATCAACCATCCCCATGTGTTTCAATGGAACTTGGAGGTCATACTTCTCTTCCACTTTGAACCGAGGCAAAGATAAATACAACTCGGTCATATGCATATTCTCTGCTCTTGTCCACTCCAGTAACTTGTCAGCAGTGAGTTGTTCTTCAAACtataaaaaatggaagaaaagagttGCTATGGTTAACAGAAAGACTGTAACTTACATGAACAATGAATTAAAGTGAAACCTTTAGCAATAAATAAGTACTGTTTTGGTTTAGatattatttattcaaataatttaaagttaGATATTACTTCCAACATCCAAAAATCAGAATCATTTCTTTATACAGAATAAACTATATACATTATTGTTTATGCTCCCAGAcatctgtattatttttaatagatgtttatttatattttccggTACATAGTATTACATTTTATAGTTATCATATAGtgctctatgtttttttttccattcaagaTATTTAGAAACACTTTCTAGACTGCTATAAATCTCTTTCAACCAAGTTTGACTTGTTCCATATTAGTGGCATTATGTtgatatttaatattcataacTGCTTAATTCCTGATTAGGCAAGCTTGCAGTGTGATTCAGGATGTGTGTAAAATACTTATAACATTGGataaaacacattattttcctttcaatttttaaatacagtattGTTTAATTCTTTTACTTAATGTCTTACTTGAATTTGAAATGATACCAAGAAATAAGGTAACAGAAGAAAATGGGACACAATCCTTACCTTTTTCAGTCCATCGATTTCCACTGGCAGCAGGATAAACATACTTAGCTCTTTGCCTGTGTATGGTATTTCCACAATCTTGGCCTGTACATCCTCCAGAAAGAGGAAgttaaatttgtttctttgtttcatcaTCTGGACAGGTTTACCTGTATTCTGCAAAAAATCAGCATGTTACACACATATCAGGGAGACACAGGAAGCGACAGATAATATTGTACAGAGACAAAACACATTAATATTCTATAAACAGATAAACCTGATGTTTAGTGAAGTCCATGCAAAAGATTTTAGTTATTCCTGTTCacataaagttataaaaataaagcacatgatatattttattttggactTTCCATGgtttcacttttatttaaattaaaccaTCCACACATCACCATATGGTGTTATGTAAATAAACTGCCAACAGTACCTTGTTCAGCCAAAACTTTTCTTCTGTGGTATGCTTTTCATCAAATTTGTGATTCCATTGTCCTTTGAAATACACTGCATTCACCAGAACCAGTATAGTGCTACTGCTTATGCTCCCACTAGGAAATAAGTCCTTGATTTTTCCTTCAAGGGAAAGAACAAAATGTCTATCATCAGTACAAGGAGATTTTCTGGAGGATGCTTTACAAGAGTCGCCACTGATCACTGATCACGGTTTACCCAAATCATTACATGAATGATGCATTGACTTATTCATAGGATACAACTTTCCGTGAAGTGCCTTGTGGACTACCTTGGATGGACAAATCATTTCTTGTCATAGGAAAGGCTGTTAGGCATTTTGTCTGGGTGATTATAACCAACTCTCAGTGAGTACTAATACAGGGTTTGGATCTATGCTGTCAACTtaactcttttccttcttcttctagtCTTCAATCCA contains:
- the LOC110301966 gene encoding serpin B4-like isoform X1, producing the protein MDLFAVATAKFTLELYRQLRESNNNIFYSPISMMKTLAILLLGAKANTVQQIKKVLHFNETTKKTTEKSADSHVRSGNVHKQFQMVMTHLNNSNNAYDLKAPNSIYGAKDFPFLQTFLKDIRKYYQANVESLDFAHAAEESQKKINSWMARQTNGKIKDLFPSGSISSSTILVLVNAVYFKGQWNHKFDEKHTTEEKFWLNKNTGKPVQMMKQRNKFNFLFLEDVQAKIVEIPYTGKELSMFILLPVEIDGLKKFEEQLTADKLLEWTRAENMHMTELYLSLPRFKVEEKYDLQVPLKHMGMVDAFDPQKADFSSMSSTQGLVVSKVLHKSFVEVNEEGAEAATAMSVETRSLSASKPNDFSCNHPFLFVMKQNKTNSMLFFGRVSSP
- the LOC110301966 gene encoding serpin B3-like isoform X3, giving the protein MDLFAVATAKFTLELYRQLRESNNNIFYSPISMMKTLAILLLGAKANTVQQIKKVLHFNETTKKTTEKSADSHVRSGNVHKQFQMVMTHLNNSNNAYDLKAPNSIYGAKDFPFLQTFLKDIRKYYQANVESLDFAHAAEESQKKINSWMARQTNGKIKDLFPSGSISSSTILVLVNAVYFKGQWNHKFDEKHTTEEKFWLNKDVQAKIVEIPYTGKELSMFILLPVEIDGLKKFEEQLTADKLLEWTRAENMHMTELYLSLPRFKVEEKYDLQVPLKHMGMVDAFDPQKADFSSMSSTQGLVVSKVLHKSFVEVNEEGAEAATAMSVETRSLSASKPNDFSCNHPFLFVMKQNKTNSMLFFGRVSSP
- the LOC110301966 gene encoding serpin B4-like isoform X2, which translates into the protein MDLFAVATAKFTLELYRQLRESNNNIFYSPISMMKTLAILLLGAKANTVQQIKKVLHFNETTKKTTEKSADSHDEENVHKQFQMVMTHLNNSNNAYDLKAPNSIYGAKDFPFLQTFLKDIRKYYQANVESLDFAHAAEESQKKINSWMARQTNGKIKDLFPSGSISSSTILVLVNAVYFKGQWNHKFDEKHTTEEKFWLNKNTGKPVQMMKQRNKFNFLFLEDVQAKIVEIPYTGKELSMFILLPVEIDGLKKFEEQLTADKLLEWTRAENMHMTELYLSLPRFKVEEKYDLQVPLKHMGMVDAFDPQKADFSSMSSTQGLVVSKVLHKSFVEVNEEGAEAATAMSVETRSLSASKPNDFSCNHPFLFVMKQNKTNSMLFFGRVSSP